One part of the Thermodesulfovibrio sp. 3462-1 genome encodes these proteins:
- the pilB gene encoding type IV-A pilus assembly ATPase PilB: MTTKPFTEKMPLGAFLLKKGKISEKQLIDAQALQKIEGIKIGAALVKLGYITEDELVQAMSELYGFPVFKMDSHKIDHSVIKLLPEDVIRKYKILPIYREGNIVKVLTTDPANEIALEQLKFFLSGFKIIFYIGKDSDFKTLINQFFGEQDEIYASQNIHELVEIVSKEPSSAEPQEEIRPEAEGPLVRVVNQIMLNALSKRASDIHIEPFEDSVYVRYRIDGVLHDVLTLPAQLKGNLTSRIKILSNLDISEKRLPQDGRMKMKVGKKEVDFRVSTLPSMFGEKIVLRILEKGSLQLDLTRLGFEEESLEFFLEALSKPYGMILVTGPTGSGKTTTLYSALMKLNRPEVNIMTVEDPVEYTLPRITQVQVQEEIGKTFAQVLRSFLRQDPDIIMVGEIRDFETAEIAVKAALTGHLVLSTLHTNDAPSTITRLVNMGIEPFLISSSVILIVAQRLIRKLCENCKREQKYSKDSLIKFGFPEDRLDGLKIYEAKGCHECNQTGYRGRIAVYEVMPIKEEIRELILTGASASEIKKEAIKLGMLTLRQSGIRKVMAGITSIEEVLRVTVED; the protein is encoded by the coding sequence GAAACAACTAATTGATGCTCAAGCACTTCAGAAAATTGAAGGTATAAAGATTGGTGCCGCACTGGTAAAGTTAGGTTATATAACAGAAGATGAGCTTGTGCAGGCTATGAGTGAGCTTTATGGATTCCCTGTATTTAAAATGGATTCTCACAAAATTGACCATTCAGTAATTAAGCTTCTTCCAGAGGATGTAATAAGAAAGTATAAGATATTGCCAATTTATAGAGAAGGTAACATAGTAAAGGTTCTTACAACTGATCCAGCTAATGAAATAGCTCTGGAACAGCTTAAATTCTTTTTAAGTGGTTTTAAAATAATTTTTTACATAGGAAAGGATTCAGATTTTAAAACTCTGATAAATCAATTTTTTGGAGAACAGGATGAAATTTATGCTTCCCAGAATATTCACGAACTTGTTGAAATAGTCTCTAAGGAACCCTCTTCAGCAGAGCCACAAGAGGAAATTCGACCAGAAGCAGAGGGTCCTTTAGTTAGAGTTGTCAATCAGATAATGTTGAATGCTCTTTCAAAAAGAGCAAGCGATATTCACATAGAGCCCTTTGAAGACAGTGTATATGTAAGATACAGAATAGACGGAGTCCTTCATGATGTTTTAACTTTGCCAGCACAATTAAAAGGAAATCTGACTTCAAGAATAAAGATCCTATCAAATCTTGATATATCAGAAAAAAGGCTTCCCCAGGACGGAAGAATGAAGATGAAAGTGGGTAAAAAAGAAGTTGATTTTAGAGTCTCAACTCTTCCATCAATGTTTGGCGAGAAAATTGTATTAAGAATCCTTGAAAAAGGCTCTCTTCAGCTTGATCTTACGCGTCTTGGTTTTGAAGAAGAATCTCTTGAATTTTTCCTTGAAGCTTTAAGTAAACCATATGGGATGATACTTGTGACAGGTCCTACTGGTTCTGGTAAAACAACCACATTGTATTCAGCTTTAATGAAACTTAACAGACCAGAGGTAAATATTATGACTGTTGAGGATCCTGTTGAATACACCCTTCCGAGAATTACACAGGTTCAGGTTCAGGAAGAAATAGGAAAAACCTTTGCTCAGGTATTGAGGTCCTTTTTAAGACAGGATCCTGATATAATCATGGTTGGTGAGATAAGAGACTTTGAAACTGCTGAGATTGCTGTAAAAGCAGCACTCACAGGGCATCTTGTTTTAAGCACACTTCATACAAATGATGCACCAAGCACCATTACAAGATTAGTAAACATGGGGATAGAGCCTTTTTTAATTTCCTCTTCCGTAATTCTGATTGTAGCCCAGAGACTTATAAGAAAACTATGTGAAAACTGTAAAAGAGAACAAAAGTATTCAAAAGATTCTTTAATAAAATTCGGATTTCCTGAGGACAGGCTTGATGGATTAAAAATTTATGAAGCAAAAGGATGTCATGAGTGCAATCAAACAGGTTATCGTGGAAGAATTGCAGTTTATGAAGTGATGCCTATAAAAGAGGAAATTAGAGAATTGATTCTTACAGGTGCTTCTGCAAGTGAGATCAAGAAAGAAGCTATAAAACTTGGTATGCTTACTTTAAGGCAGTCGGGAATAAGAAAAGTAATGGCAGGAATAACAAGCATAGAAGAAGTTTTAAGAGTTACTGTGGAGGACTGA
- a CDS encoding 3',5'-cyclic-nucleotide phosphodiesterase: MRIKVLGASGSDLPGYHLSSFLLNNKILFDAGGITGSLSFRNQQKIEHIFITHAHLDHIRDIPFLADNLIVSGKGKSIKIYSIKEVLEDIKKHLLNHRLWPDFTVIPDVQNSILKLEMIQEENPILIDGYKITAYRMNHTVPSVGYLVEKDGQAFFYTGDTGPLKNSWKKLLDKKLNALIIEVSLPDKMKELAIKTGHLTAELLFEDLKFFKYKPEKIFITHIKPFYRKQIEKELKKFPDYRIKILQGVEIIKF, translated from the coding sequence TTGAGAATAAAAGTTCTTGGTGCTTCTGGCTCTGATCTTCCAGGATATCATCTTTCATCTTTTCTTTTAAACAATAAAATACTTTTTGATGCAGGAGGTATTACAGGCTCTTTAAGCTTTAGAAATCAACAGAAAATAGAGCATATATTTATAACTCATGCTCATCTTGACCATATAAGAGATATCCCATTTCTGGCTGATAATCTGATTGTGAGCGGTAAAGGGAAAAGTATAAAAATTTATTCCATAAAGGAAGTTCTTGAGGATATAAAAAAACATTTGCTCAATCACAGACTATGGCCAGATTTTACAGTTATTCCAGATGTTCAGAACTCAATTTTAAAACTTGAGATGATCCAAGAAGAAAACCCAATTTTAATAGATGGATATAAAATAACAGCTTACAGAATGAATCACACAGTGCCATCAGTTGGCTATCTCGTCGAAAAAGATGGTCAAGCTTTCTTTTATACGGGAGATACAGGACCTCTGAAGAATTCCTGGAAAAAGCTTTTAGACAAGAAATTAAATGCATTAATAATTGAAGTTTCTCTCCCGGATAAAATGAAAGAACTTGCAATAAAAACAGGACATTTGACTGCAGAGCTTCTTTTTGAAGATTTAAAATTTTTCAAGTACAAACCCGAAAAAATTTTTATAACCCATATAAAGCCTTTTTACAGAAAACAGATTGAGAAAGAACTAAAGAAGTTTCCTGACTACAGAATAAAGATTCTTCAGGGAGTAGAAATAATAAAGTTTTAA
- a CDS encoding HD domain-containing phosphohydrolase, protein MEKEIFSEHFRALLEFSAIINSSLEIEEIRKRACKAIIALVNCEAASLLLFDKESEELYFDVALGEKAHKVKTIRLKLGQGIAGWVAQKKQAVIINDVQNDPRFFRGGDEKSGFTTKTMICLPVMIKEKLLGVIQAINKKNGFFNEYDLELLKALSSQVAVAIENARLYDELKQTFYEIVFALADTIEKRDPYTAGHTKRVMDYSVAIAIEMGLGKEEIEKLKLAAILHDIGKIGIRDSILLKTERLTDEEYKIIQNHAIYGAEILQHVRQLKDIIPGVKYHHEKFDGSGYPERLKAQEIPLIARIIAVADTFDAMTTDRPYRKGMSIEAAIQELKNNAGTQFDSEVVEAFLKALNKMR, encoded by the coding sequence ATGGAAAAAGAAATTTTTTCAGAGCATTTTAGGGCACTTCTTGAGTTTTCAGCAATAATTAATTCATCTCTTGAAATTGAAGAAATAAGAAAGAGAGCCTGCAAAGCAATAATAGCTCTTGTCAATTGCGAGGCTGCAAGTCTTCTGCTTTTTGATAAGGAATCAGAAGAGCTTTATTTTGATGTTGCTCTTGGAGAAAAAGCTCATAAAGTAAAAACAATAAGACTTAAATTGGGACAGGGTATTGCTGGATGGGTTGCCCAGAAAAAACAGGCAGTTATAATAAATGATGTTCAGAACGATCCAAGATTTTTCAGAGGAGGAGATGAAAAATCAGGTTTTACAACAAAAACCATGATTTGTTTACCAGTAATGATTAAAGAAAAGCTTCTTGGAGTGATTCAGGCAATAAATAAAAAGAACGGTTTTTTTAATGAATATGATTTAGAGTTACTCAAGGCATTAAGCAGTCAGGTTGCAGTGGCAATAGAAAATGCAAGACTCTATGACGAACTTAAACAAACTTTTTATGAAATTGTTTTTGCCCTTGCAGATACCATTGAAAAAAGAGATCCCTATACAGCAGGTCATACAAAAAGGGTTATGGATTATTCTGTTGCGATAGCGATTGAGATGGGGCTTGGTAAAGAAGAAATTGAAAAACTCAAGCTCGCAGCAATACTACATGATATAGGCAAGATTGGTATAAGAGATTCAATTTTACTTAAAACCGAAAGATTAACAGATGAAGAGTATAAAATAATACAAAATCATGCAATTTATGGAGCAGAAATTCTTCAACATGTAAGACAGCTTAAAGACATTATTCCTGGAGTAAAATATCATCATGAAAAATTTGATGGCTCAGGATATCCTGAAAGACTAAAAGCGCAAGAGATTCCTTTAATTGCAAGAATTATTGCAGTGGCTGATACTTTTGATGCAATGACAACAGATAGACCCTACAGAAAAGGGATGAGCATTGAGGCAGCAATACAAGAATTGAAAAATAATGCTGGAACTCAATTTGATTCTGAGGTGGTTGAAGCCTTTCTGAAAGCATTAAATAAAATGAGGTGA
- a CDS encoding HD domain-containing phosphohydrolase, whose product MDKLEILLKAAPKITREKNLNNLIEILSNLAKEIIEVDRCSLFIIDEPKKELYTIFAHGVKEIRIPLTSGIAGHVVKTGKTYVTEDAYKSKFFNPEVDKISGYRTRNILAVPVINSKGKVIGVYQAINKSGKFNSSDIKLMKLIAEFAGAAIEMRMLYEKIKEINKKALIKLSKAAEYKDPESLSHLLRVGLISSLIAEKLGIDEEKCELLMLASTMHDIGKIGIPDKILQKSGRLEPDEWEIMKKHPIIGYELLYDEESELLQMAAIIALEHHERWDGKGYPFGKKENEISLWARIVSVVDNFDTLTTDKDDRESWSIDKTVSYMEAMKGKAFDPRIVDVFFENIEKIIEIKEKYKD is encoded by the coding sequence ATGGACAAGCTTGAGATATTGCTTAAAGCTGCTCCAAAGATAACAAGAGAGAAAAACCTTAATAATCTTATTGAGATTCTTTCTAATCTTGCAAAGGAGATAATTGAGGTTGACCGTTGTAGTCTCTTTATCATAGATGAACCAAAAAAGGAGCTTTATACAATATTTGCCCATGGAGTAAAGGAAATTAGAATCCCATTGACTTCTGGGATTGCAGGGCATGTTGTAAAAACAGGAAAAACATATGTTACTGAGGATGCTTACAAAAGCAAATTTTTTAATCCAGAAGTTGATAAAATATCGGGATACAGAACAAGAAATATTCTCGCTGTTCCAGTTATTAATTCAAAAGGCAAGGTAATTGGTGTGTATCAGGCGATAAACAAATCTGGTAAATTCAACAGCTCAGACATTAAGCTAATGAAACTTATTGCAGAGTTTGCTGGAGCAGCCATTGAAATGAGGATGCTTTATGAAAAAATAAAGGAAATAAATAAAAAAGCTCTTATAAAACTTTCAAAAGCAGCAGAATACAAAGACCCTGAAAGCCTGAGTCATTTATTAAGGGTTGGGTTAATTTCAAGTTTAATTGCAGAAAAACTCGGAATAGATGAAGAAAAATGTGAATTATTAATGTTAGCTTCAACAATGCATGACATCGGAAAAATCGGGATTCCAGATAAAATTCTTCAAAAATCCGGCAGACTGGAACCTGATGAGTGGGAAATAATGAAAAAACATCCAATAATTGGATATGAGCTTCTTTACGATGAAGAAAGTGAACTTCTACAGATGGCAGCCATAATAGCTCTGGAACACCATGAAAGATGGGATGGAAAGGGTTATCCATTTGGTAAAAAAGAAAATGAAATATCTTTATGGGCAAGAATTGTAAGTGTGGTTGACAACTTTGATACCCTTACAACAGATAAAGATGACAGAGAATCATGGAGCATTGATAAGACAGTCAGTTATATGGAAGCCATGAAAGGAAAAGCTTTTGATCCCAGGATTGTTGATGTTTTCTTTGAAAATATTGAAAAAATAATTGAAATAAAAGAAAAATATAAGGATTAA